The following are encoded in a window of Solibacillus sp. FSL R7-0668 genomic DNA:
- a CDS encoding M20 metallopeptidase family protein, whose translation MSVALQNGLQQQFETIVKNRRFLHQHPELSFQEQNTSRFIAEQLKVYGLEVYENIGGYGVVAYIRALNPTKTICLRADFDALPIPDEKDVEYKSTVEGVSHACGHDGHTSALLGVAAVLQENKHLLSGDVKLLFQPAEEKPPGGAKAMVEAGVLDDVDYIFGAHLASDLALGKYASRVGATKGSVDAFTIKIFGKGGHGAQPHQTKDSIVIGAQLITQLQQIVSRRIDPIDPAVVTVGSFHSGNAFNVIADTAEIEGTVRTLSAKARAQVETEIRAILDGLKVSSHIDYELNYLNGYPVLINHEAETLVVKSIVEQSFGSDAYETAQQSLTAEDFAYYLEKKPGAYFYVGSHNDSEATKYPHHHPKFDFDERALLNIGDLFLKIVSHYVVEEK comes from the coding sequence TTGAGTGTTGCATTACAAAATGGCCTACAGCAACAATTTGAAACAATTGTAAAAAATAGACGTTTTCTACATCAGCATCCAGAGCTATCATTTCAAGAGCAAAATACTTCGCGCTTTATTGCAGAGCAGCTAAAGGTATATGGTCTTGAAGTCTATGAAAATATCGGTGGTTATGGAGTTGTGGCGTACATTCGCGCCTTAAATCCTACTAAAACAATTTGTTTACGTGCTGATTTTGACGCGTTGCCAATTCCAGATGAAAAGGATGTTGAATATAAATCAACGGTGGAAGGTGTCAGTCATGCATGTGGACACGATGGCCACACATCAGCCTTACTAGGTGTTGCAGCTGTTTTACAGGAAAATAAACATTTACTATCAGGTGATGTAAAGTTGCTTTTCCAACCGGCTGAAGAAAAACCACCAGGCGGGGCAAAGGCAATGGTTGAAGCGGGCGTATTAGATGATGTCGATTACATTTTTGGAGCACATTTAGCATCAGATTTAGCGCTTGGAAAATATGCATCACGCGTAGGCGCAACGAAGGGTTCAGTTGATGCTTTTACGATTAAAATTTTCGGTAAAGGTGGACACGGTGCACAGCCGCATCAAACGAAAGACTCCATCGTAATTGGCGCACAATTAATCACGCAATTACAGCAAATTGTGAGTCGTCGCATTGACCCGATTGATCCAGCGGTTGTGACGGTAGGGAGCTTCCATAGTGGCAATGCTTTTAATGTCATTGCGGATACAGCAGAAATCGAAGGCACGGTGCGTACGCTAAGTGCAAAGGCGCGTGCACAAGTAGAAACAGAAATTCGCGCTATTTTAGACGGCTTAAAAGTATCGAGCCATATTGATTATGAATTAAATTATTTAAATGGTTATCCGGTGTTAATTAATCACGAGGCAGAAACACTTGTGGTGAAATCAATTGTAGAGCAGTCCTTTGGCAGTGATGCTTATGAAACCGCACAACAAAGCTTAACGGCTGAGGATTTTGCTTATTATTTAGAGAAAAAGCCAGGCGCTTACTTTTATGTAGGCTCTCATAATGATAGCGAAGCAACGAAATACCCACATCATCATCCTAAATTTGATTTTGATGAACGCGCGCTACTTAATATCGGCGACCTGTTTTTAAAAATTGTTAGTCACTATGTTGTAGAGGAGAAATAA
- a CDS encoding VOC family protein, protein MALQFDHFVHLTPDPTKAAEAFQQLGLHAVQGGKHEKLGTYNTLSYFDLSYVELIGIFDEALVSEAASIKYSLRDTFVENHLQAGPQRIALRSENLQELAERFRAAGLEVHGPTDFSRTRPDGTLVTWKLLFAGKENEGLRLPFFIEWDEKDAERRVDLTERGVIAPHLLGDIQVDGAAFAVRNIEETAALWSSLLQLEKGESYEDEVWNAKVQRLTLQGGDIVLYEPLGDGVVADVLATGGEQLFALQFKGATQKVEKITNALYRFV, encoded by the coding sequence ATGGCATTACAGTTTGATCATTTCGTTCATTTAACACCTGACCCAACGAAGGCAGCAGAGGCGTTTCAACAATTAGGCTTACATGCTGTACAAGGCGGAAAGCATGAAAAGCTAGGTACATACAACACACTTAGCTATTTTGATTTAAGTTATGTGGAGCTTATCGGGATTTTTGATGAAGCGTTAGTGAGTGAAGCAGCGAGTATTAAGTATAGCTTGCGTGATACGTTTGTAGAAAATCATTTACAAGCCGGTCCACAGCGTATTGCACTGCGCTCAGAAAATTTACAGGAGCTAGCAGAGCGCTTTAGAGCAGCGGGACTTGAAGTACATGGACCGACTGATTTTAGTCGTACTCGTCCAGATGGCACACTTGTTACATGGAAGCTACTTTTTGCTGGTAAAGAGAATGAAGGATTACGCCTACCATTCTTTATTGAGTGGGATGAAAAGGATGCAGAACGCCGAGTGGATTTAACGGAGCGCGGCGTCATCGCACCACATTTGTTAGGGGATATACAGGTAGACGGGGCGGCATTTGCTGTTCGCAATATTGAAGAAACCGCAGCACTATGGTCATCGCTTTTGCAGCTTGAAAAAGGTGAAAGCTATGAAGATGAAGTCTGGAATGCCAAGGTACAACGTTTAACATTACAAGGTGGCGACATCGTATTATATGAACCACTTGGAGACGGTGTAGTGGCAGATGTATTAGCAACGGGTGGCGAGCAATTATTTGCCCTACAATTTAAAGGCGCAACACAAAAGGTCGAAAAAATCACAAATGCACTTTATCGCTTTGTTTAA
- a CDS encoding InlB B-repeat-containing protein, which yields MLGIQPAKASTSVKLTPVKQLNVQKNNTDGSFLDVNTDPDIFDIYYRNDSVKNKNYGSMTFSGVDTTKSITSAILKLQVVNNNDGKESKLRIDLGSNSAELTSGFPALVETMGREVAVPKHEEPRLYQIDVKDYLESLSPSERANPIFIMSSDSSNMTVVKSGNTVGREYDPYLEITYGAESNSAPTDIALSSSSVEENKPVGTAVGMLSAIDPDAGDSFTYSLVAGTGDTDNSSFTITGTQLKTAQSFDYETKSSYSIRVRVTDSTGNPFEKALTINVTDVNEHTGPTIVSLSPVNNASGVPISSNLTMTFNEAVTTASGNIYIVRNSDQAIVQTIAASSPSIVSNGTIVTIDLPTDLASGMAYHVKMDAGAFKNAAQQDFQGIADAMTWGFTTVTQSANADLSGLTLSQGILSPAFALGMMSYNASVDNSVTGITVTPTAADNKSKIQINGATVTNGQASSNISLNPGLNTITIVVTAENGNKKTYILVIERAIAATIEPAPTVPTNIVTVEDTRSGNILIIGALDTKFFIVSGITGGKLYKANGPIEIMNGDFITTAEGSAGLQFMPNLDANGTTGFGFNVQAARDNAGAGLSSATLVQIKVTEVNDAPIAVNDTLSDLDETETVKTIPFSDLLANDLPGPPNELGQILTITKVESTFGGTAEILGNNIKFTRTPGYIGTASFKYTVTDNGTTNDFLESKSSQATATFQVLKKVDKPTVTPAITDEDRQSTSGLVINPTNTGDPATTHFKISNIKNGKLYLNDGTTQIAEGSFITVAQGTAGLKFTPDANLFTTATTTFGFDVQAAPGTDGRLLSDVVSAIITVNFVNDAPTIAIPISNPQVIVGKSNSIDVSNTFSDVDGDTLTLTVESHASNVASVQLNQQQLTIQGLAVGTADITVIAIDNHGVMVTDTFTVFITNTNPVFPSPTITETVEAGKTVSGAVVATDVDGHVLTYSNVTSPSFGSLNVIDDGTWTYTNSLGSGRNDSFKIQVSDSYGGTAEITVNITVKVSSYTVSFDVDGGSVVASQAIADGGKVTTPTTPTKAGYTFGGWYTSSAYTTPFDFDKGITANTVVYAKWIAIPIPVSHTVSFDVDAGSAVASQTIADGEKATLPTPPTKAGHMFGGWYTSNAYTTVFDFNSTITANTVVYAKWIKIPIPISHTVSFNVDGGSAVAPQTIVDGGKVTAPATPTKAGYTFGGWYKETSFATEWNFATNIVDANTTLYARWIRNFTPPTDSEAVAKAKATLIIGYSTGDSATSITQKLTLPVMGEEGTTVSWTSSNPTVVTENGVVQRPSVDDSTVILTATIVKGNVKETKQFIVVVKGYNDRYPSVTSTPDSPPSNTEQIVVDVMSGSGGVVSTVTIKRTKNADGTFNDVVTLTEQSARDVVAKLKENGANNARIIIPDQQDKVNEVYIPIPKNVMAILKDGKVNVEMVIHNVRITIPVSSFELLMDDMYFRVVPMKAQAGQSEILERARKEARVIEGVDSTVIHILGRPMKIETNLQNRPVELTLPLPTDVTKEQLNHLEIYIEHSDVTKEMVSGKIVTLADGKWGIQFTVQKFSTFTVLYMPKKEVVEEEVPEEILPEEAKNPYIQGYTDGTFRPNTHITRAQMAVMLARNLSDNDMPASSKVSYSDTAASWSKDEIEYVRAQGIMNGRADGKFGPNEAITRAQMAAIAIRWIDKQCAADDTAAYCTGDTTNITFNDVNSQHWAATYIEKISALGIMTGMNASRFNPEGTLTRAQAVKVLNRLFERDLATNEVPLFSDVPRNHWAFDEIQAAAKK from the coding sequence ATGTTAGGGATTCAGCCAGCTAAAGCGAGTACATCTGTGAAGTTAACACCTGTTAAGCAGTTGAATGTACAAAAAAATAATACTGACGGCTCCTTTCTTGACGTAAATACTGATCCAGATATTTTTGACATATACTATCGTAATGATTCTGTTAAGAACAAAAATTACGGAAGTATGACTTTCAGCGGTGTTGATACAACGAAAAGTATTACTTCAGCAATCCTTAAATTGCAAGTAGTAAATAATAATGATGGAAAGGAATCCAAACTTCGTATTGATTTAGGTTCGAATAGCGCAGAACTTACTTCTGGATTCCCAGCTTTAGTAGAAACCATGGGGAGGGAAGTAGCTGTTCCGAAGCACGAAGAACCTCGTTTATATCAAATTGATGTAAAGGACTATTTAGAAAGTTTGTCTCCGTCTGAAAGGGCGAATCCGATATTTATCATGTCGAGTGATTCTTCCAACATGACTGTAGTAAAGTCAGGAAACACTGTGGGGCGCGAGTACGATCCGTATCTTGAGATTACGTATGGAGCTGAATCTAATAGTGCCCCAACGGACATCGCACTAAGTTCGTCATCCGTAGAGGAAAATAAACCTGTGGGTACGGCAGTGGGTATGTTAAGTGCAATAGATCCAGATGCAGGAGATAGCTTTACGTATAGTTTAGTAGCAGGTACAGGAGATACAGATAATAGCAGCTTTACGATTACAGGCACTCAGCTAAAAACAGCACAGTCCTTCGATTACGAAACGAAGAGTAGTTATAGTATTCGAGTTCGTGTTACGGACAGTACTGGTAATCCGTTTGAAAAAGCTCTTACAATCAATGTCACAGATGTTAATGAACATACTGGACCGACTATCGTATCGTTGTCACCAGTCAACAATGCATCGGGTGTTCCCATTAGTTCGAATTTAACAATGACTTTTAATGAAGCGGTCACGACAGCTTCAGGGAATATTTATATAGTTAGAAATAGTGATCAAGCCATTGTCCAAACCATTGCTGCATCCTCACCGAGCATTGTCTCCAATGGAACAATTGTTACGATTGACCTGCCAACTGATTTAGCAAGTGGTATGGCGTATCATGTGAAAATGGATGCGGGTGCATTTAAGAATGCTGCACAGCAAGATTTTCAAGGGATTGCAGATGCCATGACATGGGGTTTTACAACTGTTACACAAAGTGCAAATGCGGATTTGAGCGGTTTAACCCTATCACAGGGCATATTAAGCCCAGCCTTTGCATTAGGAATGATGAGTTATAATGCAAGTGTTGATAATAGTGTAACAGGTATAACTGTGACACCGACAGCAGCAGATAACAAGTCAAAAATTCAAATTAATGGTGCAACTGTTACTAATGGTCAGGCAAGTAGCAATATTAGCTTGAATCCGGGTTTAAACACAATTACGATTGTCGTGACAGCAGAGAATGGCAATAAAAAAACGTATATATTGGTAATAGAGAGAGCCATAGCGGCAACTATTGAACCTGCACCGACAGTTCCAACTAATATCGTAACGGTTGAAGATACGAGATCAGGAAATATTTTGATTATAGGTGCACTGGATACAAAGTTCTTTATAGTTAGCGGCATAACAGGTGGTAAACTGTATAAAGCAAATGGCCCAATAGAAATTATGAACGGTGATTTTATTACTACAGCTGAGGGAAGTGCGGGTTTGCAGTTTATGCCTAACCTTGATGCAAATGGAACTACAGGTTTTGGCTTCAATGTGCAAGCGGCTCGTGACAATGCGGGTGCCGGGTTAAGTAGTGCGACACTGGTACAGATAAAAGTCACCGAAGTAAATGATGCACCGATTGCTGTAAACGACACACTTAGTGATCTGGATGAAACGGAAACGGTTAAAACTATACCGTTTTCCGATTTACTTGCAAATGATTTACCAGGACCGCCCAATGAATTAGGACAAATACTTACCATTACAAAAGTTGAGTCTACTTTCGGAGGTACTGCTGAAATTCTTGGCAATAATATTAAATTTACACGTACGCCTGGTTATATAGGGACGGCAAGTTTTAAGTATACGGTAACAGATAATGGTACTACAAATGATTTTCTTGAATCTAAAAGTTCTCAGGCGACAGCAACCTTTCAAGTTTTAAAGAAGGTGGATAAGCCAACTGTTACACCTGCAATTACGGATGAAGATAGACAGTCTACATCGGGTTTGGTGATTAACCCTACAAATACAGGAGACCCAGCAACGACCCACTTCAAAATTTCAAATATTAAAAACGGTAAACTGTATTTGAATGATGGGACAACGCAAATTGCGGAGGGGTCGTTTATTACGGTTGCACAGGGTACTGCTGGGTTGAAGTTTACACCTGATGCTAATTTATTTACGACAGCAACGACTACATTTGGCTTTGATGTTCAAGCTGCACCAGGAACGGATGGCAGACTATTAAGTGATGTTGTTTCGGCAATTATCACTGTAAACTTTGTAAATGATGCACCAACTATTGCAATTCCAATAAGCAATCCCCAAGTTATTGTAGGAAAAAGCAATAGTATCGATGTTAGCAATACGTTTTCGGATGTTGACGGGGACACACTAACGTTAACAGTAGAATCTCATGCATCAAATGTTGCATCTGTGCAGCTCAATCAGCAGCAGTTAACGATACAAGGGCTAGCAGTTGGCACAGCCGATATTACTGTAATAGCAATTGATAATCATGGTGTAATGGTGACAGATACATTTACCGTCTTTATAACGAACACGAATCCTGTTTTTCCAAGTCCCACAATTACTGAAACCGTAGAAGCAGGTAAAACAGTTTCAGGTGCGGTTGTCGCGACTGATGTAGATGGGCATGTGCTGACGTATAGTAATGTGACTAGTCCATCATTTGGTAGTCTTAATGTAATTGATGATGGCACGTGGACTTACACAAATAGTTTAGGTTCTGGTAGAAATGATAGCTTCAAAATTCAGGTAAGTGATAGCTATGGAGGAACAGCTGAAATTACAGTGAATATAACGGTAAAGGTATCGTCGTATACAGTAAGCTTTGATGTGGATGGAGGAAGTGTGGTAGCGTCCCAAGCCATTGCAGATGGAGGGAAAGTAACAACTCCAACAACCCCAACAAAGGCAGGTTATACGTTCGGTGGTTGGTATACAAGTAGCGCATATACAACGCCGTTTGATTTCGATAAAGGTATCACTGCGAACACAGTGGTGTATGCGAAATGGATAGCGATTCCAATCCCAGTTTCACATACAGTAAGCTTCGATGTAGACGCAGGAAGTGCGGTAGCGTCTCAAACCATTGCGGATGGAGAGAAAGCAACACTACCTACACCACCAACAAAGGCAGGTCATATGTTCGGTGGCTGGTATACAAGCAACGCGTATACAACGGTATTTGACTTCAACAGTACTATCACAGCGAATACGGTAGTATATGCAAAATGGATAAAGATCCCAATCCCAATCTCGCACACAGTGAGCTTTAATGTGGATGGAGGAAGTGCGGTAGCGCCCCAAACGATTGTGGATGGAGGAAAAGTAACAGCACCAGCAACGCCGACAAAGGCAGGCTATACTTTCGGTGGTTGGTATAAAGAAACGTCATTTGCTACTGAATGGAACTTTGCAACAAATATAGTGGATGCGAACACAACGCTGTATGCACGTTGGATTCGCAATTTTACACCTCCAACAGATTCGGAAGCAGTAGCGAAGGCGAAAGCAACACTGATAATTGGCTATAGTACAGGGGATAGTGCAACGAGTATCACGCAAAAACTGACATTGCCCGTTATGGGTGAAGAGGGCACAACGGTAAGTTGGACATCTAGTAATCCAACAGTTGTGACAGAGAATGGGGTTGTACAGCGACCGTCAGTAGATGATAGTACGGTCATACTAACGGCTACAATTGTTAAAGGTAATGTGAAGGAAACGAAGCAATTTATAGTGGTAGTGAAAGGTTATAATGATCGATATCCATCAGTGACATCAACACCAGATTCACCACCATCTAATACGGAGCAGATTGTTGTAGATGTTATGAGTGGAAGTGGCGGGGTTGTTTCAACAGTTACTATAAAACGTACGAAAAATGCGGACGGGACATTTAACGATGTCGTGACGTTAACGGAGCAGAGTGCAAGAGATGTCGTTGCGAAGTTGAAGGAAAACGGGGCCAATAATGCTCGTATAATCATTCCAGATCAACAAGACAAAGTGAATGAAGTCTATATCCCGATTCCGAAAAATGTTATGGCGATTCTAAAAGATGGGAAAGTAAATGTTGAAATGGTTATCCATAATGTGCGAATCACCATTCCAGTAAGTTCATTTGAGCTACTGATGGATGATATGTATTTCCGTGTGGTGCCGATGAAAGCACAGGCGGGGCAAAGTGAAATTTTAGAGCGCGCAAGAAAAGAAGCGCGTGTAATAGAGGGCGTGGACAGCACTGTGATTCATATACTCGGTCGTCCGATGAAAATTGAGACGAATCTGCAAAATCGCCCAGTCGAACTTACATTGCCATTACCTACTGATGTAACAAAAGAACAGTTAAATCACTTAGAAATTTATATCGAGCATAGTGATGTCACGAAGGAAATGGTTAGTGGAAAAATTGTGACGCTTGCAGATGGAAAATGGGGCATTCAATTTACAGTGCAGAAGTTCTCAACATTTACTGTACTATATATGCCGAAGAAAGAAGTAGTAGAGGAAGAAGTGCCTGAGGAGATTCTACCAGAAGAAGCGAAAAACCCGTATATTCAAGGCTACACTGATGGCACATTCCGACCAAATACGCATATTACGCGTGCACAAATGGCGGTGATGTTAGCACGTAATTTAAGCGACAATGATATGCCAGCTTCGTCTAAGGTTTCTTATTCGGATACAGCCGCATCGTGGTCAAAGGATGAGATTGAGTATGTTCGGGCACAAGGCATTATGAATGGACGTGCAGACGGAAAGTTTGGTCCGAATGAGGCGATTACACGTGCGCAAATGGCAGCAATCGCAATACGTTGGATTGACAAGCAATGTGCAGCAGATGATACAGCCGCGTATTGTACAGGAGATACTACAAATATTACATTTAATGATGTGAACAGTCAGCACTGGGCTGCGACCTACATTGAGAAAATTAGTGCACTTGGCATTATGACAGGCATGAATGCATCTAGATTTAATCCAGAAGGTACTTTAACACGTGCACAGGCCGTAAAAGTGTTAAATCGTTTGTTTGAACGAGATTTAGCGACAAATGAAGTACCGCTTTTCTCAGATGTGCCAAGAAATCATTGGGCATTCGATGAGATCCAAGCTGCAGCAAAGAAATAA